From a region of the Paenibacillus lutimineralis genome:
- the argS gene encoding arginine--tRNA ligase, translating into MDMAKSKIAQWISELLTDTPAQEIIAMLEYPKEESLGDLSLPCFKLSKKLRKSPMQIATELKETLEAKAAGDEFIDRIEAVSGYLNLFLKQSYLAGNVVLTILNAGERYGSRDIGTGKTIVIDFSSPNIAKPFHVGHLRSTVIGNALYRIHSFLGYQSIGINHLGDWGTQFGKLIVAYRLWGDEARLEEGAIDELLGLYVKFHEEAERDPGLEDEARACFLKMEQGDGEMLALWQRFVDISLAEFQKIYDLLGVEFDYFTGESFYNDKMEPVIQELKDKQLLEEDEGAWLVRLDQYNMAPALMLKKDGSTLYHTRDVTAALYRKQTYSFDKALYVTDYAQNLHFAQLFKVVGLMGYDWPENEMIHVPFGRVTLEGMSLSTRKGNVVKLEEVLEQTIKKVKEIIEVKNPQLQNKDEVARQVGVGAVIFNDLSANRIKDIVFSWDDVLSFEGETGPYAQYCYARTCSVLRKAVGDQLPGKARVDASLLAEQFDPTKLQHPTEIAILKELALFPERTVQAAAKLEPSIVTRYLIDLAQAFNRFYHDCPILVEDEKLRAARLALVKCVQITLKNGFSLIGLQAPEEM; encoded by the coding sequence ATGGATATGGCAAAATCAAAGATTGCGCAATGGATCTCGGAACTGTTGACCGATACTCCTGCACAGGAGATTATCGCGATGCTGGAGTATCCGAAGGAGGAGTCGCTGGGGGATCTATCCCTGCCCTGCTTCAAACTTAGCAAGAAGCTGCGGAAGTCTCCGATGCAGATTGCTACTGAACTGAAAGAAACGCTAGAGGCGAAGGCAGCAGGAGATGAATTCATCGACAGAATCGAGGCGGTGTCTGGATACTTAAATCTGTTCCTGAAGCAGAGCTACCTTGCTGGGAACGTCGTGCTTACGATACTTAACGCAGGAGAGCGTTATGGATCTAGAGACATCGGCACCGGAAAGACGATCGTGATCGATTTCTCCTCGCCCAATATCGCCAAGCCATTTCACGTTGGCCATTTACGTTCAACGGTCATCGGTAATGCGCTCTATCGGATTCATTCCTTTTTAGGCTATCAATCCATTGGGATTAATCATCTAGGCGACTGGGGCACCCAGTTCGGCAAATTGATTGTCGCCTATCGGCTGTGGGGGGATGAAGCACGGCTGGAGGAAGGGGCAATTGATGAACTGCTTGGTCTGTATGTGAAGTTCCATGAGGAAGCAGAGCGTGATCCTGGTCTGGAGGATGAAGCGAGAGCCTGCTTCCTGAAGATGGAGCAGGGTGATGGGGAAATGTTGGCCCTTTGGCAGCGCTTTGTCGATATCAGCCTGGCTGAGTTCCAGAAAATATATGATCTGCTCGGCGTAGAATTCGATTATTTTACAGGGGAGAGCTTCTATAACGATAAGATGGAGCCGGTCATCCAGGAACTGAAGGATAAGCAGCTTCTGGAGGAGGATGAAGGAGCCTGGCTCGTTCGTCTGGATCAATATAACATGGCTCCGGCTTTGATGTTAAAGAAGGATGGAAGTACCCTTTACCATACTCGTGATGTGACGGCTGCGCTCTACCGTAAGCAGACTTATTCATTCGACAAGGCATTGTATGTCACGGACTATGCTCAGAATCTGCATTTTGCGCAATTGTTCAAGGTTGTAGGCCTGATGGGCTATGACTGGCCAGAAAATGAGATGATTCATGTTCCCTTTGGCCGAGTAACTCTGGAGGGCATGAGCTTATCGACCCGTAAAGGTAATGTCGTGAAGCTGGAGGAAGTGCTGGAGCAGACGATTAAGAAGGTTAAGGAGATTATCGAAGTAAAAAATCCGCAGCTGCAAAATAAAGATGAGGTAGCTCGTCAGGTCGGAGTCGGCGCTGTCATCTTTAATGACTTGAGTGCGAACCGGATTAAGGATATCGTCTTCTCCTGGGATGATGTGCTTAGCTTCGAGGGCGAGACGGGGCCATATGCGCAGTACTGCTATGCGAGAACCTGCAGTGTATTGCGCAAAGCGGTCGGTGATCAGCTTCCCGGAAAGGCAAGGGTTGATGCCTCGCTACTTGCTGAACAATTCGATCCTACCAAGCTACAGCATCCTACCGAGATCGCCATATTGAAAGAATTGGCCTTGTTCCCGGAACGAACTGTACAAGCCGCAGCCAAGCTAGAGCCGTCGATCGTTACTCGCTATTTGATTGACTTGGCTCAAGCCTTCAATCGTTTTTATCATGATTGTCCAATTCTCGTGGAAGATGAGAAGCTAAGAGCGGCTCGCCTTGCTTTGGTCAAATGCGTACAAATTACTCTTAAAAATGGATTCAGTCTGATCGGATTACAAGCGCCGGAGGAGATGTAG
- a CDS encoding acetyl-CoA carboxylase carboxyltransferase subunit alpha codes for MAGELPFETPLVKLREKINELKQFGQEKGIDFSEEVARLEERYKQLEEEIYSYITPSQKMHLARHHQRPTSLDLINLIFEDFIELHGDRLFGDDLAIVGGLAKLDGTAVTVVGQQRGKDTKDNIARFFGSPHPEGFRKALRLMHQAEKFGRPVITFIDTKGAYPGSTAEERGQSEAIARNLLEMAALRVPVICVVIGEGGSGGALALGVGNRVLMLENAIYSAISPNGAASILWKDASKADKAAEAMRITAQDLLEMEVIEGIIPEPRGGAHRDYETTATAIKQELLIQLQELSIMNSDELLEDRYRKFRKIGKFTETARTEAELSNSDEAATAEPVLVVKQELDEKHAEDKDKVVIESTGSGNE; via the coding sequence ATGGCTGGAGAATTGCCTTTTGAGACACCTCTTGTGAAACTGCGCGAGAAAATTAATGAACTGAAGCAGTTTGGCCAGGAGAAGGGAATCGATTTCAGCGAAGAAGTTGCACGGCTAGAGGAACGTTACAAGCAGCTGGAGGAAGAAATATACAGCTACATAACGCCATCGCAGAAGATGCATCTGGCTAGACATCATCAGCGTCCAACCTCGTTGGATCTGATTAACCTGATCTTTGAAGATTTCATTGAGCTGCATGGGGACCGTCTATTTGGAGACGATCTAGCCATTGTGGGCGGTCTGGCTAAGTTGGATGGAACCGCTGTAACGGTCGTCGGCCAGCAACGCGGTAAGGATACGAAGGACAATATCGCCCGATTCTTCGGTAGTCCGCATCCGGAAGGGTTCCGCAAGGCGCTGAGACTGATGCATCAAGCTGAGAAGTTCGGCAGACCCGTTATCACCTTTATTGATACCAAAGGCGCTTATCCAGGCAGTACAGCGGAGGAGAGAGGTCAATCCGAGGCGATCGCCCGCAACCTGCTGGAGATGGCTGCGCTTCGCGTACCTGTGATTTGTGTAGTTATTGGCGAAGGCGGCAGCGGTGGCGCTCTAGCACTTGGTGTCGGCAACCGAGTTCTTATGCTGGAGAACGCTATATATTCTGCGATCTCGCCAAACGGAGCAGCTTCGATTTTGTGGAAGGATGCCTCCAAGGCGGATAAGGCGGCCGAAGCGATGAGGATTACTGCTCAGGACCTACTGGAGATGGAAGTCATCGAAGGCATTATTCCTGAACCTCGCGGTGGTGCTCATCGTGATTACGAGACAACCGCAACAGCGATCAAACAGGAGTTGCTTATTCAATTACAGGAATTGTCCATTATGAATTCGGACGAGCTGCTGGAGGATCGCTACAGAAAGTTTCGTAAAATCGGCAAATTTACGGAGACGGCAAGAACTGAAGCCGAACTTTCCAATTCCGATGAAGCGGCAACTGCTGAGCCTGTGCTGGTGGTCAAGCAAGAGCTGGACGAAAAACATGCCGAAGATAAAGACAAAGTTGTTATAGAATCTACCGGTTCAGGAAATGAATAG
- a CDS encoding DUF559 domain-containing protein, with protein sequence MGFEAAHSDFIQNHIIQRTGERRGRLERGHREAEMLFCRNVWWPLRGNFNDLHPEFEVLDWRGISYFCDFAWLPGYVKLIIEIKGYGPHVRDMDRQKYCNELNRETFLSAMGYQVISFAYDDVAQRPELYMTLLRMVFSRYHSAAATNDLETITEREIIRLSIILARPL encoded by the coding sequence ATGGGATTTGAGGCGGCTCATTCGGATTTTATTCAAAATCATATAATCCAGAGAACAGGCGAACGAAGAGGGCGTTTGGAACGAGGACATCGGGAAGCTGAAATGCTGTTTTGTCGCAATGTTTGGTGGCCGTTGCGAGGCAACTTTAACGATCTACACCCTGAGTTTGAAGTGCTTGACTGGAGAGGAATCTCCTACTTTTGTGATTTTGCCTGGCTGCCGGGATATGTAAAGCTGATTATCGAGATCAAGGGATACGGTCCACATGTCCGGGATATGGACAGACAAAAATATTGTAATGAGTTGAATCGGGAAACATTCCTATCCGCTATGGGATATCAGGTGATCTCCTTCGCCTATGACGACGTCGCTCAACGTCCTGAGCTGTACATGACATTATTGCGTATGGTGTTCAGCCGTTACCACTCCGCGGCCGCTACAAATGATCTGGAGACTATCACTGAACGGGAAATTATCCGTCTGTCCATCATCCTCGCCCGTCCTTTGTGA
- a CDS encoding phosphatidylglycerophosphatase A, producing MSFELAEAQLLKRGVKLEEIAKIVYKLQLPYHDDLTVEQCYDSVKAVLQKREVQYTLFTGIALDELAEQKLLPEPLQSIMEADEPLYGVDETMALGITSVFGMIGLTSFGYLDKVKPDLIGRLNNQGDHIHVYLDDLVAGLAAAASARIAHRSQKATNYSKS from the coding sequence ATGTCATTTGAATTGGCGGAAGCGCAGTTGTTGAAACGGGGAGTCAAGCTTGAGGAGATTGCCAAGATTGTTTATAAGCTTCAATTGCCTTATCATGATGATTTGACGGTAGAACAATGCTATGATAGCGTGAAGGCGGTATTGCAAAAACGCGAGGTTCAGTATACGCTTTTTACGGGAATTGCGCTTGATGAACTGGCGGAGCAAAAGCTGCTCCCTGAGCCTCTGCAATCGATTATGGAAGCGGATGAACCGCTATATGGCGTGGATGAGACGATGGCGCTGGGCATTACTAGTGTGTTTGGGATGATTGGGCTGACGAGCTTCGGTTATCTGGACAAGGTTAAGCCTGATTTGATCGGCAGACTGAACAATCAGGGAGATCATATTCACGTTTATTTGGATGATCTTGTTGCAGGGCTTGCTGCCGCTGCTTCGGCACGGATCGCCCATAGAAGTCAAAAGGCAACAAACTACTCCAAGAGCTGA
- the pyk gene encoding pyruvate kinase, producing MRKTKIVCTIGPSSESLENTKKLIMAGMNVARLNFSHGDFEEHGNRIKTIRQASKELGKTIAILLDTKGPEIRTGKLKEEPIELVQDEFITLTTEEILGDKSRISVTYKELPGDVKVGSTILIDDGLIGLTVEEVQGTEIKCRIVNGGTIKSKKGVNVPGVNISLPGITEKDANDIKFGVEQGIDFIAASFVRKASDVLEIRKLLESLNAAHIQIISKIENQQGVDNLDEILEVSDGLMVARGDLGVEIPAEDVPLVQKLMIEKCNRVGKPVITATQMLDSMQRNPRPTRAEASDVANAILDGTDAIMLSGETAAGKYPVESVRTMSRIAEKAESALDYHGILVKQRIAQETTVTEAISQAVTTSALELNAKAIITSTETGYTARMVSKYRPQAPIIAVTTQDQTLRRLALNWGVIPVKGHTATSTDEMFDNAMKGGLDSGVVVDGDLVVITAGIPLGSSGSTNLIKIGQVHN from the coding sequence ATGCGCAAAACAAAAATCGTATGTACTATCGGTCCTTCCAGTGAATCGTTAGAAAACACCAAGAAATTAATCATGGCCGGAATGAACGTTGCTCGCCTGAACTTCTCGCATGGTGATTTCGAGGAGCATGGCAACAGAATCAAGACGATTCGCCAAGCGAGCAAAGAGTTGGGGAAAACGATCGCCATACTGCTGGACACCAAAGGTCCTGAAATTCGCACCGGTAAATTGAAAGAAGAGCCAATTGAACTTGTACAAGACGAGTTCATCACTTTGACCACCGAAGAAATCCTCGGTGACAAGAGCCGTATCTCTGTAACTTACAAAGAGCTTCCTGGAGATGTGAAAGTGGGTTCGACCATTCTGATCGACGATGGTCTGATCGGATTGACCGTTGAAGAAGTTCAAGGTACGGAAATCAAATGCCGCATTGTTAATGGCGGTACGATCAAGAGCAAGAAGGGTGTTAACGTTCCAGGCGTAAACATCTCTTTGCCAGGTATTACAGAGAAAGACGCTAACGATATCAAGTTTGGGGTTGAACAAGGCATCGATTTCATTGCGGCTTCCTTCGTTCGTAAAGCAAGCGACGTACTTGAAATTCGTAAACTGCTCGAAAGCTTGAACGCAGCACATATCCAAATTATCTCGAAGATTGAGAACCAACAAGGTGTGGACAACCTGGATGAAATCCTTGAAGTGTCCGACGGCTTGATGGTAGCACGTGGTGACCTTGGCGTGGAAATTCCTGCTGAAGATGTGCCGCTCGTGCAAAAATTGATGATCGAGAAATGTAACCGTGTTGGCAAGCCAGTTATTACTGCAACGCAAATGCTTGACTCCATGCAGCGCAACCCAAGACCTACCCGCGCTGAAGCAAGTGACGTAGCGAATGCGATCCTTGACGGCACAGATGCAATCATGCTCTCCGGCGAGACGGCTGCTGGTAAATATCCGGTTGAGTCTGTTCGGACGATGTCTCGTATCGCTGAGAAGGCTGAGTCTGCGCTTGACTATCATGGTATTCTCGTGAAGCAAAGAATCGCTCAAGAGACTACCGTTACTGAAGCAATCAGCCAAGCTGTAACGACTTCTGCGCTTGAACTGAACGCTAAGGCGATCATCACTTCGACAGAAACAGGCTATACAGCTCGTATGGTATCGAAGTATCGTCCACAAGCACCGATCATTGCTGTAACGACTCAAGATCAAACCTTGCGTCGCCTTGCTTTGAACTGGGGCGTTATTCCGGTTAAAGGTCATACAGCTACATCTACGGATGAAATGTTCGACAATGCGATGAAGGGCGGACTTGATTCTGGTGTCGTTGTTGATGGAGATCTCGTAGTCATTACGGCTGGAATTCCACTTGGAAGCTCCGGTTCGACGAACCTGATCAAGATTGGCCAAGTTCATAACTAA
- a CDS encoding acyl-CoA thioesterase, with protein MYVSELGITPKYFEYDMMGIIYHSHYLEWFEAGRLKLIQDLGLSYFEMEKSGYISPVQEMKVEYKRGIRYGEEVLLRTWIKQNGGVKTEYAYEVFNGDGTLCVVGTSVHYVVRREDFKPVQFKKVFPEWYSAFEKASKS; from the coding sequence ATGTATGTAAGTGAGCTCGGCATCACACCTAAATATTTTGAATATGATATGATGGGAATTATTTATCACTCACATTATTTGGAATGGTTCGAGGCCGGTCGGTTGAAGTTAATCCAGGACCTTGGCTTAAGCTATTTCGAGATGGAGAAGTCCGGTTACATCTCTCCGGTTCAGGAGATGAAAGTCGAGTATAAGCGGGGAATCCGTTATGGTGAAGAGGTGCTGCTTCGCACCTGGATCAAGCAGAACGGGGGAGTTAAGACCGAATATGCTTATGAAGTATTTAACGGTGATGGGACATTATGCGTCGTAGGTACATCGGTCCATTATGTAGTTAGACGCGAGGACTTTAAGCCTGTGCAATTCAAGAAAGTGTTTCCTGAATGGTATTCTGCATTTGAGAAAGCGAGTAAGTCCTGA
- a CDS encoding glutamate decarboxylase, with protein sequence MWTVMYIAPTAKIAEMIKSKLTEEGFLVQTRSVNLSKQQFEILVPSGELEEVQEVLNSILHP encoded by the coding sequence ATGTGGACCGTAATGTATATTGCTCCTACCGCTAAGATTGCGGAAATGATCAAATCAAAACTCACAGAGGAAGGCTTTCTAGTCCAAACACGTTCTGTTAATTTATCCAAACAGCAGTTTGAAATATTGGTTCCTTCAGGGGAACTGGAAGAAGTTCAAGAAGTATTGAATTCTATATTGCATCCATAA
- a CDS encoding FxsA family protein, with protein MRKWIAVLIVLFPIVEFWGYVEVGGRLGVGRTIFLTVATSIIGGLMMQFEGSKVMADAKSQMNGGQIPGRTMLDGMCVFFGGILLLLPGFVTDIIGFTMVFPLTRLIYRKLLLKWIEKKMKDGSITFHRR; from the coding sequence ATGCGCAAATGGATTGCCGTTTTGATTGTATTATTTCCAATTGTAGAGTTTTGGGGATATGTTGAGGTTGGAGGAAGGCTGGGCGTAGGCAGGACGATCTTCCTGACCGTTGCGACTTCGATTATCGGCGGCTTGATGATGCAGTTCGAAGGCAGCAAGGTCATGGCAGATGCGAAATCGCAAATGAATGGCGGGCAGATTCCCGGACGCACGATGTTGGATGGAATGTGTGTGTTCTTTGGAGGAATTTTACTGCTGCTTCCCGGCTTTGTCACGGACATTATTGGGTTTACGATGGTGTTCCCGCTCACTCGTCTGATCTACCGGAAACTGCTCTTGAAATGGATAGAGAAGAAGATGAAGGATGGTTCGATCACATTTCATCGTCGTTGA
- the accD gene encoding acetyl-CoA carboxylase, carboxyltransferase subunit beta, with product MFKDLFQKKRKYATITSERLGSDANATSAERPKREIPEGLMNKCSRCGSIQYSKELEKNLKVCPSCGYHMRLNAMERIRMTMDEDSFTEYDRDLVSEDPLEFPGYATKLEQQALKSGLREAVVTGEGTIGGFPVVVAVMSFDFFTGSMGSAVGEKITRAIEAATAKRLPIIIFSTSGGARMQESILSLMQMAKTSAALSRHNEQGGFYISVITDPTTGGVSASFAMLGDIIIAEPGAVFGFAGRIVIEQTIRQKLPDDFQTAEFNLQHGQLDLVVHRKELKAMLTKLIDLHSVKGGA from the coding sequence GTGTTTAAAGACTTATTTCAGAAAAAAAGAAAATACGCGACCATTACTTCAGAACGTTTGGGGAGCGACGCGAATGCTACGTCGGCGGAACGGCCGAAGCGTGAAATCCCAGAAGGTCTGATGAATAAGTGCAGCCGCTGCGGCAGCATACAATACAGCAAGGAGCTTGAGAAGAACCTTAAGGTATGTCCTTCTTGCGGCTATCATATGCGCCTCAACGCGATGGAACGGATCCGTATGACGATGGATGAAGATAGCTTCACCGAGTATGATCGGGATCTGGTATCCGAAGACCCGCTTGAGTTCCCAGGATATGCGACAAAGCTGGAACAGCAGGCTCTGAAGTCGGGACTTCGTGAAGCGGTTGTCACTGGCGAAGGAACGATTGGTGGATTTCCGGTCGTTGTTGCTGTAATGAGTTTTGATTTCTTTACGGGAAGCATGGGCTCAGCTGTTGGCGAGAAAATTACGCGCGCCATTGAAGCGGCTACCGCCAAACGTCTTCCTATAATTATTTTCTCAACATCGGGCGGGGCTCGTATGCAAGAGAGTATCCTCAGTCTGATGCAGATGGCGAAGACGAGTGCAGCTCTATCCCGCCATAATGAACAGGGTGGATTCTATATTTCGGTCATTACCGATCCGACTACCGGGGGGGTATCGGCCAGCTTTGCTATGCTTGGTGATATTATCATCGCTGAACCAGGGGCTGTGTTCGGATTTGCCGGCAGAATTGTCATTGAGCAGACGATTCGTCAGAAGCTGCCGGATGATTTCCAGACCGCGGAATTTAACCTGCAGCATGGTCAGTTAGACCTCGTAGTTCATCGTAAAGAGCTTAAGGCGATGCTGACCAAATTGATCGACTTGCACAGCGTGAAGGGAGGAGCATAA